In Helianthus annuus cultivar XRQ/B chromosome 3, HanXRQr2.0-SUNRISE, whole genome shotgun sequence, a single window of DNA contains:
- the LOC110931729 gene encoding golgin subfamily A member 6-like protein 1 translates to MKGSTRTIFFQRKMLLVKRSWHKSKQNQHTTEKEVWHRENIKKCMRPSKKLRKQKEEQIKIGAEKRAEKERLRQERYEEFLRSKESKKVDEGIIDVKVEMTAENLTKMADQVMMAKALEVDSTSASESESSEKVSSSGSDSEPCKAENAKSESDRRNCMKECKVCNIHEYLSRSQIQELTNKINILNREVIGRDKLVKSSTDRINELTEKIKTDENDVEHFRKENENLMLENIKISEDFDKLKSTIKDSDERNIETRQENSELSSVLQAKEKLINVQLDEIANLKLQYQEAKIENERINLKLNSYTSASFVLQHIVPKPIGQNKEGEDVPPPMRNNFTKKQSGLVNESDSSEKSDAEKLPDNIDVTFNSQSDEDSI, encoded by the exons ATGAAGGGTTCAACTAGAACAATTTTCTTCCAGAGGAAGATGCTGTTGGTTAAGCGTTCATGGCACAAGTCGAAACAAAATCAACATACAACTGAGAAAGAAGTCTGGCACAGAGAAAATATCAAAAAATGTATGAGGCCTTCAAAGAAGCTAAGAAAGCAAAAAG AGGAGCAGATAAAAATTGGTGCAGAGAAAAGAGCTGAGAAGGAGAGATTGAGACAGGAGAGATATGAGGAATTTCTGAGGTCTAAGGAGTCTAAGAAGGTAGATGAAGGGATTATCGATGTTAAAGTAGAGATGACAGCCGAGAACTTAACAAAGATGGCGGACCAAGTCATGATGGCAAAGGCATTAGAGGTAGATTCCACATCCGCTTCTGAGTCTGAGTCGTCGGAAAAGGTCAGTTCTAGTGGTTCAGATAGTGAACCATGTAAGGCTGAAAATGCTAAGTCTGAAAGTGATCGCAGAAATTGCATGAAAGAGTGCAAAGTATGTAATATACACGAGTATCTCTCTCGATCGCAAATCCAGGAGCTGACAAATAAAATTAACATTCTAAACAGAGAAGTGATTGGACGAGACAAACTGGTAAAAAGTTCAACTGACAGAATAAATGAGTTAactgaaaaaattaaaactgatgAAAATGATGTTGAGCATTttcgaaaagaaaatgaaaatttgatGCTTGAGAACATAAAAATTTCTGAGGATTttgacaaattaaaaagtacaaTTAAAGATTCAGACGAACGAAACATTGAAACTCGTCAAGAAAACTCGGAATTATCTAGTGTTCTTCAAGcaaaagaaaaattaataaaTGTTCAACTGGATGAGATTGCGAATCTCAAGCTTCAGTATCAGGAAGctaaaattgagaatgagagaatcaacTTGAAGCTGAACAGTTACACTTCTGCCAGCTTTGTTCTACAACACATAGTTCCTAAACCAATTGGACAGAACAAAGAAGGTGAAGAT GTTCCACCACCAATGAGAAATAACTTCACGAAAaaacaatcagggttggttaatgaATCAGATTCAAGTGAGAAAAGTGATGCTGAAAagttaccagataacattgatgtcacgtttaacTCACAATCCGATGAAGATAGCATTTAA